One Amorphoplanes digitatis genomic window carries:
- a CDS encoding glycoside hydrolase family 3 protein → MRNRHLRRAVAVAAVALVTLAGASAAARAADPAEDFRDPRLPLAARIDDLVGRLTLDEKVSLLHQYQPAIPRLGIDFFKTGTEALHGVAWSTDVDANGAVVTAQGTAFPQAVGLASTWDPALLRRVGAAVGDEARGYHALNPRVWGLNLWAPVVNLLRDPRWGRNEEGYSEDPLLTGAISTAYGKGLQGDDPDHLKTAPTLKHYAAYNNETRRDVTSSNVPQRVLNEYDRQAFRPALAADAATGVMASYNLINGRPATVDPDLSGLVRGWTDRPLFNVSDAWAPTNLTGSQRYFATQAEADAALLKAGLDSFTVNDANGAPTVAAVNEALARGLLTEADVDTAVGHALSIRFRLGEFDPGGGPHAGIGPETIDSPAHRALARETAGQAMVLLKNSGSALPLAPGGRVAVVGPLADTLYTDWYGGKLPYEVTALDGIRERAASVTSSEGADRIALKDVSTGRYVTATGTTDADRVTATGETAGPAAQFDAVDWGQGVATLRSVANGRYLGYNWGPFLTRDEQPNGWFVQQQFKLEAQADGSYVLHYAGYETQESWFGANTYVTVGADGALTLGSATADGAAHFAREVLSSGVDQAVAAVRGADSAVVVVGSNPFINGREAHDRTTMALGEGQQALVKAVLAANPRTTVVLQTSYPDTITWEQQHVPAILWTTHAGAETGHALADVLFGARNPGGRLTQTWYRSDDQLPADLLDYDIIASGQTYLYGTKTPLYAFGHGLSYTKFRYSGLRTRAERGTVTVSVDVTNTGARSGDEVVQLYTHQRTSRDLMPVKQLRAFQRVNVPAGRTRTVTLRLKIADLAHWDVTRGRWVVEASTHDLMVGASSADIRLRGTLRVPGETIPARDLTRTTRAESFDAYAGARLVDESKASGTAVGAARAGDWIAFKDSRLGTALTARVAKATAGAGTVEVRLGSPTGRLLGSAAVPSTGDEYAYATTTARLSRAAGRHDVYLVLSEGVRLSSFSIG, encoded by the coding sequence ATGCGAAACAGGCATCTCCGGCGCGCTGTCGCCGTGGCCGCGGTCGCTCTCGTCACGCTCGCGGGCGCGTCCGCCGCCGCGCGTGCCGCCGATCCGGCGGAGGACTTCCGCGACCCCCGGCTGCCCCTCGCCGCCCGGATCGACGACCTCGTCGGCCGGCTCACCCTGGACGAGAAGGTCTCGCTGCTGCACCAGTACCAGCCGGCGATACCGCGGCTCGGCATCGACTTCTTCAAGACCGGGACCGAGGCGCTGCACGGCGTCGCCTGGTCGACCGACGTGGACGCAAACGGCGCGGTGGTCACCGCGCAGGGCACCGCGTTCCCGCAGGCGGTCGGCCTGGCCAGCACCTGGGACCCGGCGTTGCTGCGGCGGGTCGGCGCGGCGGTCGGCGACGAGGCGCGCGGCTACCACGCGCTGAACCCGCGGGTCTGGGGCCTGAACCTGTGGGCGCCGGTGGTCAACCTACTGCGCGACCCGCGCTGGGGACGCAACGAGGAGGGCTACTCCGAGGACCCGCTGCTGACCGGGGCGATCTCCACCGCGTACGGGAAAGGGTTGCAGGGTGACGACCCCGACCACCTGAAGACCGCGCCGACGCTGAAGCACTACGCGGCATACAACAACGAGACCCGGCGCGACGTCACGTCCTCGAACGTGCCGCAGCGGGTGCTCAACGAGTACGACCGCCAGGCGTTCCGGCCGGCGCTCGCGGCGGACGCGGCGACCGGGGTGATGGCGTCCTACAACCTGATCAACGGCCGCCCGGCCACCGTGGACCCGGACCTGTCGGGCCTGGTCCGCGGCTGGACGGACCGCCCGCTGTTCAACGTCTCCGACGCCTGGGCGCCGACCAACCTGACCGGCTCCCAGCGCTACTTCGCGACCCAGGCCGAGGCCGACGCGGCCCTGCTCAAGGCCGGGCTGGACAGCTTCACCGTCAACGACGCCAATGGCGCGCCGACCGTCGCCGCGGTCAACGAGGCCCTCGCGCGGGGGCTGCTCACCGAGGCCGACGTCGACACCGCGGTCGGCCACGCGCTGAGCATCCGGTTCCGGCTCGGCGAGTTCGATCCGGGCGGCGGCCCGCACGCGGGAATCGGCCCGGAGACCATCGACAGCCCCGCGCACCGCGCCCTGGCCCGGGAGACCGCCGGCCAGGCGATGGTCCTGCTGAAGAACTCGGGCAGCGCGCTGCCGCTCGCGCCCGGCGGCCGGGTCGCGGTGGTCGGCCCGCTGGCCGACACCCTCTACACCGACTGGTACGGCGGGAAGCTGCCGTACGAGGTCACCGCGCTGGACGGCATCCGGGAGCGCGCCGCGAGCGTGACCAGCAGCGAGGGCGCGGACCGCATCGCGCTCAAGGACGTGTCCACCGGCAGGTACGTGACCGCGACCGGCACCACCGACGCCGACCGGGTCACCGCCACCGGCGAGACCGCCGGGCCCGCCGCACAGTTCGACGCGGTCGACTGGGGCCAGGGCGTCGCCACGCTGCGCAGCGTCGCCAACGGCCGGTACCTCGGCTACAACTGGGGCCCGTTCCTGACCCGCGACGAGCAGCCCAACGGCTGGTTCGTGCAGCAGCAGTTCAAGCTCGAGGCGCAGGCCGACGGCAGCTACGTGCTGCACTACGCGGGCTACGAGACGCAGGAGAGCTGGTTCGGCGCGAACACCTACGTCACCGTCGGCGCCGACGGCGCGCTGACGCTCGGCTCGGCCACCGCCGACGGCGCCGCCCACTTCGCCCGCGAGGTGCTCAGCAGCGGCGTCGACCAGGCCGTCGCCGCGGTCCGGGGCGCCGACTCCGCGGTCGTGGTGGTCGGCAGCAACCCGTTCATCAACGGGCGCGAGGCGCACGACCGCACCACGATGGCGCTGGGCGAGGGCCAGCAGGCGCTGGTGAAGGCGGTGCTGGCGGCGAACCCGCGGACCACGGTGGTGCTGCAGACCAGCTACCCGGACACCATCACCTGGGAGCAGCAGCACGTGCCGGCGATCCTCTGGACCACCCACGCCGGCGCCGAGACCGGGCACGCGCTCGCCGACGTCCTCTTCGGCGCGCGCAACCCGGGCGGGCGGCTGACACAGACGTGGTACCGCTCGGACGACCAGCTCCCGGCCGACCTGCTCGACTACGACATCATCGCGTCCGGCCAGACCTACCTCTACGGCACGAAGACCCCGCTGTACGCGTTCGGCCACGGGCTCTCGTACACGAAATTCCGCTACTCCGGGCTGCGCACGCGGGCCGAGCGCGGCACGGTGACCGTGTCCGTCGACGTCACCAACACCGGCGCCCGCTCCGGCGACGAGGTGGTGCAGCTGTACACGCACCAGCGCACGTCGCGCGACCTGATGCCGGTCAAGCAGCTGCGGGCCTTCCAGCGGGTCAACGTGCCGGCCGGGCGCACCCGGACCGTCACGCTGCGCCTCAAGATCGCCGACCTGGCGCACTGGGACGTCACCCGCGGCCGCTGGGTGGTCGAGGCGTCCACACACGACCTGATGGTCGGCGCGTCCTCGGCCGACATCCGCCTGCGCGGCACGCTGCGCGTGCCCGGCGAGACGATCCCGGCCCGGGACCTGACCCGGACCACCCGGGCGGAGAGCTTCGACGCGTACGCGGGTGCCCGGCTGGTGGACGAGAGCAAGGCCAGCGGCACGGCGGTGGGCGCGGCCCGGGCCGGCGACTGGATCGCGTTCAAGGACTCGCGCCTGGGCACCGCCCTCACCGCCCGGGTCGCGAAGGCCACCGCGGGCGCGGGCACCGTCGAGGTCCGGCTCGGCTCGCCCACCGGGCGGCTGCTCGGCAGCGCCGCGGTCCCTTCCACCGGCGACGAGTACGCCTACGCGACCACGACCGCCCGGCTGTCGCGGGCCGCCGGGCGCCACGACGTGTACCTGGTGCTGAGCGAGGGGGTGCGGCTGTCGAGCTTCAGCATCGGCTGA
- a CDS encoding LacI family DNA-binding transcriptional regulator, with protein sequence MPTISDVARAAGVSMSTVSYVLSGRRPISAETQARVKAAIAELGYHPHAGARALASSRTSVLALVVPLRVDVSVPVIMQFVTAVVTAARTYNHDVLLLTKDEGTAGLERVAGATMVDALILMDVERDDVRIPALGRLKQPSVLIGFPDDAAGIACVDLDFAATAAECLGHLAGHGHTRIALVGPSPAVYERGTTYASRFLGGFTEAAERLGLETVAHPCEPGVRGVRDCLAQIDAELPGVSALVVHNEEALPPLLEELRANGRRVPQDLSIVAVCPRDVAVGLPVRLTSADIPAHEVGTIAVETAMNLLDGRRTPGTRLVPPTIIERDSCATHHEEISASPG encoded by the coding sequence ATGCCGACGATCAGCGATGTCGCCCGTGCGGCCGGTGTCTCGATGAGCACGGTCTCGTACGTGCTCAGCGGGCGCCGGCCGATCTCCGCCGAGACCCAGGCCCGGGTCAAGGCGGCGATCGCCGAGCTCGGCTACCACCCGCACGCCGGCGCCCGGGCGCTGGCCAGCAGCAGGACCAGCGTGCTGGCGCTGGTGGTGCCGCTGCGGGTGGACGTCAGCGTCCCGGTCATCATGCAGTTCGTGACCGCCGTGGTGACCGCGGCCCGGACCTACAACCACGACGTGCTGCTGCTGACCAAGGACGAGGGCACGGCCGGGCTGGAGCGGGTCGCCGGCGCCACCATGGTCGACGCGCTGATCCTGATGGACGTGGAGCGCGACGACGTCCGCATCCCGGCGCTGGGCCGGCTCAAGCAGCCGTCGGTGCTTATCGGGTTCCCCGACGACGCGGCCGGCATCGCCTGCGTCGACCTGGACTTCGCCGCCACCGCCGCCGAGTGCCTCGGCCACCTGGCCGGGCACGGGCACACCCGGATCGCCCTGGTCGGCCCCTCTCCCGCGGTCTACGAGCGCGGCACCACGTACGCCTCGCGGTTCCTCGGCGGCTTCACCGAGGCCGCCGAGCGGCTGGGCCTGGAGACGGTCGCGCACCCCTGCGAGCCGGGTGTCCGGGGCGTGCGCGACTGCCTGGCGCAGATCGACGCCGAGCTGCCGGGCGTGTCGGCGCTCGTCGTGCACAACGAGGAGGCGCTGCCCCCACTGCTGGAGGAGCTGCGCGCCAACGGCCGCCGGGTGCCGCAGGACCTGTCGATCGTCGCGGTCTGCCCGCGCGACGTCGCGGTCGGCCTGCCGGTGCGGCTCACCTCGGCGGACATCCCCGCGCACGAGGTCGGCACCATCGCGGTCGAGACGGCGATGAACCTGCTCGACGGCCGGCGGACCCCCGGCACCCGGCTGGTACCGCCGACGATCATCGAACGCGACAGCTGCGCAACCCACCACGAGGAAATCTCCGCGTCACCCGGTTGA
- a CDS encoding extracellular solute-binding protein produces the protein MFRPRTSFAAGALLLAASLGLTACSDSGSGDEGAEAKTLTLWHYEGPTSAMGVAWNRAIELFKASHPGVEVKFEEKSFEQIQQNAGMILNSDSAPDILEYNKGNATAGLLSKQGLLTDLTEQAGKRGWDKALSPSLQTTTRYDDDGIMGSGKIFGIPNYGEYVMVYYNKDLFAKHKVAVPTTLAEFETALGTFTKAGVTPLSVGGAEYPAQQILYELALSKANRAFVDDYQLYKNKVDFHGPELTFGAQAFADWVAKGYIAKNSAGIKAEDMGVAFTQGKFPILISGSWWYGRFATEIKNFQWGTFLFPGNTLHPGSSGNLWVVPTKSKAKSLAYDFIDITMQPEVQALLGNSGGVPVAADPSKITDEKNKELIANFATISSSDGLAFYPDWPAPGYYDVLVGGVQGLINGSKTPEKMLDEIAKPYNDNLADLGK, from the coding sequence ATGTTCAGACCACGAACGAGCTTCGCCGCAGGCGCGCTGCTTCTGGCGGCGTCCCTCGGCCTTACCGCTTGCAGCGACTCCGGCTCCGGCGACGAGGGCGCCGAGGCCAAGACCCTGACCCTCTGGCACTACGAGGGACCGACCAGCGCCATGGGCGTCGCCTGGAACCGGGCGATCGAGCTCTTCAAGGCGAGCCACCCGGGCGTCGAGGTGAAGTTCGAGGAGAAGAGCTTCGAGCAGATCCAGCAGAACGCCGGCATGATCCTCAACTCGGACAGCGCACCCGACATCCTCGAGTACAACAAGGGCAACGCCACCGCCGGCCTGCTGTCCAAGCAGGGCCTGCTCACCGACCTGACCGAGCAGGCGGGCAAGCGCGGCTGGGACAAGGCGCTGAGCCCGAGCCTGCAGACCACCACCCGGTACGACGACGACGGCATCATGGGCAGCGGGAAGATCTTCGGCATCCCGAACTACGGCGAGTACGTGATGGTCTACTACAACAAGGACCTCTTCGCGAAGCACAAAGTCGCGGTCCCGACCACATTGGCCGAGTTTGAGACCGCTCTCGGTACCTTCACCAAGGCGGGCGTCACGCCGCTCTCGGTCGGCGGCGCCGAGTACCCCGCGCAGCAGATCCTCTACGAGCTGGCCCTGTCCAAGGCGAACCGGGCCTTCGTCGACGACTACCAGCTCTACAAGAACAAGGTCGACTTCCACGGCCCCGAGCTGACGTTCGGCGCGCAGGCCTTCGCGGACTGGGTCGCCAAGGGCTACATCGCCAAGAACTCGGCCGGTATCAAGGCCGAGGACATGGGCGTCGCCTTCACCCAGGGCAAGTTCCCGATCCTGATCTCCGGCAGCTGGTGGTACGGGCGCTTCGCCACCGAGATCAAGAACTTCCAGTGGGGCACGTTCCTGTTCCCGGGCAACACCCTGCACCCGGGCTCCAGCGGCAACCTCTGGGTGGTGCCGACGAAGTCCAAGGCCAAGAGCCTCGCGTACGACTTCATCGACATCACCATGCAGCCCGAGGTGCAGGCCCTGCTCGGCAACTCCGGCGGCGTTCCGGTGGCCGCGGACCCGTCGAAGATCACCGACGAGAAGAACAAGGAGCTCATCGCGAACTTCGCCACGATCTCCTCCAGCGACGGGCTGGCCTTCTATCCGGACTGGCCCGCGCCCGGCTACTACGACGTCCTCGTCGGCGGCGTGCAGGGGCTGATCAACGGGTCGAAGACTCCCGAGAAGATGCTCGACGAGATCGCCAAGCCGTACAACGACAACCTCGCCGACCTCGGCAAATGA
- a CDS encoding carbohydrate ABC transporter permease, with translation MSRPRQGGRRAGYGVYLIPGVLASLAVIVVPLVMTVGISFTRWPGIGTPDWVGLDNYTRLLHDVNFWASFGHILLLIVAMAVVPTLLGLVLAAVLFDYLAKVFGARWASVFRSGFYLPQVLPVAVTGIVWGWILHPSYGALNRILETIGLSSLTRNWLGDPDYALYSVMAIMIWVQLGYPIVMFMSGLQRIDPELYEAADLDGAGWWQRFRRITVYLIRPEFYVVLVTTTIAALKIFGPIFVLTRGGPSNATLVPSYFAYKNFFEKAQVGYGSAISTVLTVFIVVLAFVFLRLQTRDQEPHR, from the coding sequence ATGAGCCGGCCGCGACAGGGAGGCCGGCGCGCCGGCTACGGGGTGTACCTGATACCCGGAGTGCTGGCCTCCCTCGCGGTGATCGTCGTTCCCCTGGTGATGACCGTCGGGATCAGCTTCACCCGCTGGCCCGGCATCGGCACGCCGGACTGGGTCGGCCTGGACAACTACACCCGGCTGCTCCACGACGTGAACTTCTGGGCCTCCTTCGGGCACATCCTGCTGCTGATCGTGGCGATGGCGGTGGTACCGACGCTGCTCGGCCTGGTGCTGGCGGCCGTGCTCTTCGACTACCTCGCCAAGGTCTTCGGTGCCCGCTGGGCGAGCGTGTTCCGCTCCGGCTTCTACCTGCCGCAGGTGCTGCCGGTCGCGGTGACCGGCATCGTCTGGGGCTGGATCCTGCACCCGAGCTACGGCGCGCTGAACCGGATCCTCGAGACGATCGGGCTGTCCTCGCTGACCCGCAACTGGCTCGGCGACCCGGACTACGCGCTGTACAGCGTCATGGCGATCATGATCTGGGTCCAGCTGGGCTACCCGATCGTCATGTTCATGTCCGGCCTCCAGCGCATCGACCCCGAGCTCTACGAGGCCGCCGACCTCGACGGCGCCGGCTGGTGGCAGCGCTTCCGGCGCATCACCGTGTACCTGATCCGGCCCGAGTTCTACGTGGTGCTGGTGACCACCACCATCGCCGCGCTGAAGATCTTCGGCCCGATCTTCGTGCTGACCCGGGGCGGGCCGAGCAACGCCACACTGGTGCCGTCCTACTTCGCGTACAAGAACTTCTTCGAGAAGGCACAGGTCGGCTACGGCTCGGCGATCTCGACCGTGCTCACCGTGTTCATCGTGGTGCTGGCGTTCGTCTTCCTGCGCCTGCAGACCCGCGACCAGGAGCCGCACAGGTGA
- a CDS encoding carbohydrate ABC transporter permease: MTAARRYPARFIVLAVLLVLLLLVVAPLLVVALNAVKSPADYAGNGPLSIPESLHLSGIVDFWNRVDFGRKLLNSFVTSAAVAVLAVVLSVLNAYALGIGRVRGRVWFLVFFLVANLLPQEVLVYPLYYLSKGLHLYDSLFSIVIIFTVIQSAFGTYLLSSVYAEFPTELLDAAEVDGAGRWRTLWRVVVPVSRPTLAVLFTFFFIWTWNEFFLPLVFLISNANQTVPVALGVLQGDRQMDATTTSASALIGILPAMLFFLIFQRTLTRGVTAGAIK, from the coding sequence GTGACCGCCGCCCGCCGGTACCCGGCCCGCTTCATCGTCCTGGCCGTACTGCTCGTCCTGCTGCTGCTCGTCGTGGCGCCGCTGCTGGTGGTGGCGCTCAACGCGGTCAAGAGCCCGGCGGACTACGCGGGCAACGGGCCGCTGTCCATCCCGGAGTCGCTGCACCTCTCCGGCATCGTCGACTTCTGGAACCGCGTCGACTTCGGCCGCAAGCTGCTCAACAGCTTCGTCACCAGCGCCGCGGTGGCCGTGCTCGCCGTCGTGCTCTCGGTGCTCAACGCGTACGCGCTGGGCATCGGCCGGGTCCGCGGCCGGGTCTGGTTCCTGGTCTTCTTCCTGGTCGCCAACCTGTTGCCGCAGGAGGTGCTGGTCTACCCGCTCTACTACCTGTCGAAGGGCCTGCACCTGTACGACAGCCTGTTCTCGATCGTCATCATCTTCACGGTCATCCAGAGCGCGTTCGGCACGTACCTGCTCTCCTCGGTCTACGCCGAGTTCCCGACCGAGCTGCTCGACGCCGCCGAGGTCGACGGCGCCGGGCGCTGGCGCACCCTGTGGAGGGTGGTCGTCCCGGTCAGCCGGCCCACCCTGGCCGTGCTGTTCACGTTCTTCTTCATCTGGACCTGGAACGAGTTCTTCCTGCCACTTGTCTTCCTGATCTCGAACGCCAACCAGACCGTCCCGGTCGCGCTCGGCGTGCTCCAGGGCGACCGGCAGATGGATGCCACGACCACCAGCGCCTCGGCGCTGATCGGCATCCTGCCCGCGATGCTCTTCTTC